In Candidatus Aminicenantes bacterium, the genomic window AAGCGCCCTAAAGAATGCTTCCGAAGATGCGCGATCCGGCAAGCGGGCTGACCCATCTGGCGGGAGCCGTTGCCGCCGTCGTCGGCACCCTCGGGCTGCTCGTTAGATACGGAACGAGCACGGTCAAGCTGGCCGCGCTGGGCATTTACGGCCTCAGCCTCGTCTGCCTTTTCGGATCGAGCGCCGCGTATCACTTGATCATGGCTCGGCCGGAGACCATTGTCCGGCTGCGCAAGCTCGATCATGCCGCTATCTACGGGCTGATTGCCGGTTCCTACACG contains:
- a CDS encoding hemolysin III family protein is translated as MLPKMRDPASGLTHLAGAVAAVVGTLGLLVRYGTSTVKLAALGIYGLSLVCLFGSSAAYHLIMARPETIVRLRKLDHAAIYGLIAGSYTPFCAIMFAGFWRWGFLAVIWALAVAGIIVKMFVIKAPRGV